In Mixta intestinalis, the following are encoded in one genomic region:
- the hupB gene encoding nucleoid-associated protein HU-beta: protein MNKSQLIDKIAADADISKAAAGRVLDAFISSVSDSLKSGDEVALVGFGTFSVRERSERTGRNPQTGKEITIPASKVPGFRAGKALKDAVN, encoded by the coding sequence GTGAATAAGTCACAATTGATCGACAAGATTGCCGCAGACGCTGATATTTCTAAAGCGGCAGCAGGACGTGTTTTAGATGCTTTTATTAGCTCAGTTTCTGATTCATTGAAATCAGGCGATGAAGTAGCACTGGTTGGTTTTGGTACTTTCTCAGTACGTGAGCGTTCTGAGCGTACAGGCCGTAACCCACAGACAGGTAAAGAAATTACCATCCCGGCAAGCAAAGTACCGGGTTTCCGTGCCGGTAAAGCGCTGAAAGACGCAGTAAACTAA
- the ppiD gene encoding peptidylprolyl isomerase, translated as MMDNLRAASNHVVLKILLGLIILSFVLTGVGGYLTGGGGDYAAKVNGQEISRAQLDNAFNNERNRQQQLLGDRFSQLAGNEGYMQQMRQQALAQLIDELLLDQYAKKLKLAIGDDQIKQAIFNQPAFQTDGKFDNAKYLALINNMGFSADRYAEALRKQLTTQQLISAVANTDFTLSGETDALAALVSQERVVRQASLDVNALAAKQQVSDEEIKNYYAQRKSSFLAPEQFRVSYIKLDAASLQQEASEADIQSWYEQHQAEYVQPQRNRYSVIQVKSEADAKAIIEQLKQGADFATLAKEKSVDPISARKGGDMGWLEPATTPDELKDANLTSKGQLSDVVKSSVGFLVIRLDDIQPEKVKPLSEVHAAIADKVKQEKALDAYYKLQQKVSDAASNDNESLASAEQAAGVKAVETAWFSRDNIPEVLNFKPVEEAIFNGSLLGENGTPGSNSNIITVDGDRAFILRISEHKPEAVKALDEVKTQIADTLKRNKAEQQAKAQAEKILADLKAGKQDALKAAGLAFGEAKTLTRGDRDAIVQAVFELPQPQAGKPVYGTSEDMQGNIVLLALDEVKAGSLPEAQKQAMAQGIAQNNAQIAFDALLNNLRKEAKIKYGAAVQQSR; from the coding sequence ATGATGGACAATTTACGCGCGGCGTCGAACCATGTCGTGCTCAAGATTCTTCTCGGATTAATTATCCTGTCATTTGTGTTGACCGGTGTTGGCGGTTATCTGACCGGCGGCGGCGGTGACTACGCAGCAAAAGTAAACGGTCAGGAAATTAGCCGTGCTCAGCTGGATAACGCCTTTAATAACGAGCGCAATCGTCAGCAGCAGTTACTGGGCGATCGCTTCTCTCAGCTGGCTGGCAATGAAGGCTATATGCAGCAGATGCGCCAGCAGGCGCTGGCACAGCTGATTGATGAACTGTTGCTCGATCAGTATGCAAAAAAACTTAAACTGGCAATCGGCGACGATCAGATCAAGCAGGCAATCTTCAACCAGCCTGCTTTCCAGACCGATGGCAAATTTGATAACGCCAAATACCTCGCCCTTATTAACAACATGGGTTTCTCCGCCGACCGCTATGCGGAAGCGCTGCGCAAACAGCTGACAACCCAGCAGCTGATTTCCGCTGTCGCTAACACTGACTTTACCCTGAGTGGCGAAACGGATGCGCTGGCCGCACTGGTTTCCCAGGAGCGTGTGGTGCGTCAGGCCTCGCTGGATGTGAACGCCCTGGCGGCGAAACAGCAGGTCAGTGATGAAGAAATTAAAAACTATTATGCTCAGCGTAAAAGCAGCTTCCTGGCACCAGAGCAGTTCCGCGTAAGCTATATCAAGCTGGACGCGGCCAGTCTGCAACAGGAAGCCAGCGAAGCGGATATTCAGAGCTGGTACGAGCAGCATCAGGCTGAGTATGTCCAGCCGCAGCGCAATCGCTACAGCGTCATTCAGGTGAAAAGTGAAGCAGATGCCAAAGCAATTATTGAACAGCTGAAGCAGGGCGCGGATTTTGCGACGCTGGCAAAAGAAAAATCAGTCGATCCGATCTCTGCGCGTAAGGGCGGTGATATGGGCTGGCTGGAACCGGCAACTACGCCAGATGAGCTAAAAGACGCTAACCTGACCAGCAAAGGTCAGCTTTCTGACGTGGTTAAATCCTCTGTGGGCTTTCTGGTTATTCGTCTTGACGATATTCAGCCTGAGAAAGTCAAACCGCTGTCTGAAGTGCATGCGGCTATTGCTGATAAAGTGAAGCAGGAAAAAGCGCTGGATGCTTACTACAAACTGCAGCAAAAAGTCAGCGATGCGGCCAGCAACGATAACGAATCTCTGGCCAGTGCCGAGCAGGCAGCCGGTGTGAAGGCGGTAGAAACCGCATGGTTCAGCCGTGATAATATCCCTGAAGTGCTGAACTTCAAACCGGTTGAAGAGGCGATCTTTAACGGTAGCCTGCTGGGAGAAAACGGCACGCCGGGCAGCAACTCCAATATCATTACCGTTGATGGCGATCGTGCTTTTATTCTGCGTATCAGTGAGCATAAGCCGGAAGCGGTCAAAGCGCTGGATGAAGTAAAAACGCAGATTGCCGATACGCTGAAACGCAATAAAGCGGAGCAGCAGGCTAAAGCGCAGGCGGAAAAAATCCTGGCTGACCTGAAAGCGGGCAAACAGGATGCGCTGAAGGCCGCTGGCCTGGCGTTTGGCGAAGCAAAAACGCTGACGCGCGGCGATCGTGATGCCATTGTGCAGGCGGTATTCGAACTGCCTCAGCCGCAGGCGGGTAAACCGGTATACGGCACCAGCGAAGATATGCAGGGAAATATAGTGCTGCTGGCGCTGGATGAAGTTAAAGCGGGAAGCCTGCCGGAAGCGCAGAAACAGGCGATGGCGCAGGGCATCGCACAAAATAATGCGCAGATTGCGTTTGATGCGCTGCTGAATAATTTACGCAAAGAAGCGAAAATTAAGTACGGCGCTGCGGTACAGCAGTCCCGATAA
- a CDS encoding PLP-dependent cysteine synthase family protein, giving the protein MSSQWVKYAINEINADFQRSAETHLIRFSLPAFPGIWFYLKDESTHPTGSLKHRLARSLFLYGLSNGWIKQGMPIIEASSGSTAVSEAYFARLLGLPFIAVMPASTARRKSEQINFYGGECHFVQDPCAIYEESERLARDLNGHFMDQFTYAERATDWRGNNNIADSIFRQMASEPFPVPNTIVMGAGTGGTSATIGRYLRYQGHDTRLLVVDPDNSVFHEYWHTRNADLRSNRGSGIEGIGRPRVEPSFIPDVIDEIMRVPDAASAAAMQFLAQLLGRKVGASTGTNFWGALQVAQRMRQQKQQGAIVTLLCDSGERYLDTWYDPQWVAQRVGDITPWLNQLQAE; this is encoded by the coding sequence ATGAGTAGCCAGTGGGTTAAGTATGCTATTAATGAAATCAACGCTGATTTTCAGCGCTCCGCCGAGACGCATCTGATCCGCTTCTCTTTACCCGCCTTCCCCGGCATCTGGTTCTATCTTAAAGATGAAAGTACGCATCCAACCGGCAGCCTGAAACATCGTCTGGCTCGCTCGCTGTTTCTTTACGGCTTGAGCAACGGCTGGATTAAACAGGGCATGCCGATAATTGAAGCATCGTCCGGCAGCACGGCCGTATCCGAAGCCTATTTTGCCCGACTGCTTGGGCTACCTTTTATCGCCGTGATGCCTGCCAGCACCGCACGGCGTAAATCAGAACAGATTAACTTTTACGGCGGAGAGTGCCACTTCGTGCAGGATCCTTGCGCCATCTATGAAGAATCCGAGCGGCTGGCACGCGATCTTAACGGTCATTTTATGGATCAGTTTACCTACGCCGAACGGGCTACCGACTGGCGGGGCAATAATAATATCGCCGACAGTATCTTCCGGCAGATGGCCAGCGAGCCTTTCCCTGTTCCGAATACTATCGTAATGGGCGCCGGAACCGGTGGCACCTCCGCCACTATCGGACGCTATCTACGTTATCAGGGGCACGATACGCGTTTACTGGTAGTCGATCCGGATAACTCAGTATTCCATGAATACTGGCATACCCGTAACGCCGACCTGCGTAGCAACCGCGGCAGCGGTATCGAAGGGATCGGGCGTCCACGCGTTGAGCCTTCGTTTATTCCTGACGTTATTGATGAAATCATGCGCGTGCCCGATGCCGCTTCCGCGGCGGCGATGCAGTTTCTGGCGCAGCTGCTCGGCAGAAAGGTTGGCGCTTCCACCGGCACCAATTTTTGGGGAGCGTTACAGGTTGCGCAGCGGATGCGTCAGCAGAAGCAACAGGGGGCGATTGTTACGCTGCTGTGCGACAGCGGCGAGCGCTATCTCGATACCTGGTATGACCCACAGTGGGTAGCTCAGCGGGTAGGCGATATCACTCCCTGGCTGAATCAGCTACAGGCAGAATAA
- a CDS encoding helix-hairpin-helix domain-containing protein produces MKKPYLAALCLSLSLGSGCWSLPVLATPTTEAAISSAALDDSTRQAATDAMVSINNASAQELAAVMNGVGIKKAEAIVSYREQFGPFTELEQLKEVPGIGSALVERNLARLKL; encoded by the coding sequence ATGAAAAAACCTTATCTGGCTGCACTCTGTTTATCCCTTTCCCTGGGCTCAGGCTGCTGGTCATTGCCGGTTCTGGCAACCCCAACGACGGAAGCGGCTATCAGCAGCGCTGCACTTGATGATAGCACCAGACAAGCAGCCACGGACGCGATGGTTAGTATCAATAACGCTTCGGCACAGGAACTGGCTGCCGTAATGAACGGCGTAGGCATTAAGAAAGCGGAAGCTATTGTCAGCTACCGTGAGCAGTTTGGCCCGTTTACCGAGTTGGAACAGTTAAAAGAGGTGCCCGGTATCGGCAGTGCGCTGGTGGAGCGCAATCTGGCCCGGCTTAAATTGTGA
- a CDS encoding SmdB family multidrug efflux ABC transporter permease/ATP-binding protein: protein MQRRRRAVADTRKLWPTLKRLLSYGKPWRKALSLAVLMLWIAAAAEVLGPVLVGYFIDRLVAQHSMPLGKAVGLACAFIFLQGLAALLHYWQALLFNQAAVGVVQRLRSDVMDAALRQPLSAFDTQPVGQIISRVTNDTEVIKDLWVTVVATVLRSAALIGAMLIAMFSLDWRMALVAVVIFPLVLTVMFIYQRYSTPIVRRVRSYLADINNGFNEVINGMSVIQQFRQQARFGERMGEASRSHYLARMETLKLDGFLLRPLLSLFSAAILCGLLMLFSFSSTGVFEVGVLYAFISYLGRLNEPLIELTTQQSMLQQAVVAGERVFELMDAPRQHYGSDIQPLRSGSITIDRLSFAYREGRNVLENISLQVPSRSFVALVGHTGSGKSTLASLLMGYYPVTQGSIHLDDRPLAQLSHQVLRQGVAMVQQDPVVLADTFFANVALGRDISEQAVWQALETVQLAPLARGLSEGIHTRLGEQGNNLSVGQKQLLALARVLVAEPQILILDEATANIDSGTEQAIQRALREVRKKTTLVVIAHRLSTITEADTILVLHRGQAVEQGTHHQLLALQGRYWQMYQLQQVGSELAAGAVENA, encoded by the coding sequence ATGCAGCGAAGGAGGAGAGCCGTGGCTGATACCAGGAAACTTTGGCCTACGCTGAAGCGGCTGCTTTCCTATGGGAAACCCTGGCGTAAGGCGCTGTCGCTGGCGGTATTGATGCTGTGGATTGCCGCGGCAGCTGAAGTATTGGGGCCGGTGCTGGTTGGCTACTTTATCGATCGTCTGGTGGCGCAGCACAGTATGCCGCTGGGAAAGGCGGTCGGACTGGCCTGCGCGTTTATTTTCCTGCAGGGGCTGGCGGCACTGCTGCATTACTGGCAGGCGCTGCTGTTTAATCAGGCGGCGGTGGGTGTGGTACAACGTCTGCGTTCTGATGTTATGGATGCGGCACTGCGCCAGCCGCTTAGCGCCTTTGATACCCAGCCGGTGGGGCAAATCATTTCGCGCGTCACTAATGATACTGAAGTCATAAAAGATCTTTGGGTAACGGTAGTTGCGACGGTACTGCGTAGCGCGGCTTTAATCGGCGCTATGTTGATTGCAATGTTCAGTCTCGACTGGCGTATGGCGCTGGTGGCAGTGGTTATTTTCCCGCTGGTGCTTACCGTAATGTTTATTTATCAGCGTTACAGCACGCCGATCGTGCGTCGTGTGCGTAGCTATCTGGCTGATATTAATAACGGCTTTAATGAAGTCATCAACGGCATGAGCGTTATCCAGCAGTTTCGCCAGCAGGCACGTTTTGGCGAGCGTATGGGAGAAGCCAGCCGTTCGCACTATCTGGCGCGTATGGAAACGTTAAAACTGGACGGTTTTTTATTACGTCCGCTGCTGAGCCTGTTTTCCGCCGCGATTCTGTGCGGTCTGCTAATGCTGTTCAGCTTCTCTTCCACCGGCGTGTTTGAAGTGGGCGTCCTGTATGCGTTTATCAGCTATCTTGGACGGCTCAATGAACCGTTAATCGAATTGACCACTCAACAATCGATGTTGCAGCAGGCAGTAGTGGCTGGCGAGCGCGTTTTTGAATTAATGGATGCGCCTCGCCAGCATTACGGCAGCGATATACAGCCGCTGCGAAGCGGCAGCATCACTATCGATCGGCTCAGTTTTGCCTATCGCGAAGGGCGTAACGTGCTGGAAAATATCTCCCTTCAGGTACCTTCACGCAGCTTTGTAGCGTTGGTTGGGCATACCGGCAGCGGTAAGAGCACGCTGGCCAGCCTGCTGATGGGCTACTATCCGGTTACTCAGGGATCTATCCATCTTGACGATCGTCCGCTGGCGCAGCTCAGTCATCAGGTATTGCGTCAGGGTGTGGCGATGGTACAGCAGGATCCGGTTGTGCTGGCAGATACCTTTTTCGCTAATGTGGCGCTGGGGCGCGATATCAGCGAGCAGGCCGTATGGCAGGCGCTGGAAACCGTACAGCTGGCACCGCTGGCTCGTGGTCTTTCTGAAGGCATCCATACGCGTCTTGGCGAGCAGGGCAACAATCTGTCCGTAGGGCAAAAACAACTGCTGGCGCTGGCGCGCGTACTGGTAGCAGAGCCGCAAATCCTGATTCTTGACGAAGCGACAGCAAATATTGATTCAGGCACCGAGCAGGCGATCCAGCGAGCGCTACGCGAAGTCAGAAAGAAGACTACGCTGGTAGTAATTGCGCATCGTCTCTCTACCATTACCGAGGCCGATACCATTTTAGTGCTGCATCGCGGCCAGGCGGTAGAGCAGGGGACGCACCATCAGCTACTGGCGCTGCAAGGCCGTTACTGGCAAATGTACCAGCTGCAACAGGTAGGCAGCGAGCTTGCGGCTGGTGCGGTGGAAAACGCCTGA
- a CDS encoding SmdA family multidrug ABC transporter permease/ATP-binding protein, which yields MRLFSQLSWYFLREWRRYLGAVTLLIIIAVLQLLPPKIVGVIIDGVTQHRLSSGGVLMWIGIMLTTAIVVYLLRYVWRVLLFGASYQLAVELREDFYRQLSRQHPEFYLRHRTGDLIARATNDVDRVVFAAGEGVLTLVDSLVMGCAVLIVMSTQISWQLTLLALIPMPIMALVIKRYGEQLHQRFKLAQAAFSSLNDQAQESLSSIRMVKAFGLETHQSQQFSDIAADAGEKNLRVARVDARFDPTIYIAIGLSNLLAIGGGSWLVWHQQMTLGQLTSFVMYLGLMIWPMLALAWMFNIVERGSAAWSRIRALLSEAPAVEDGAKVLPEGRGVLQVAIREFNYPGSQQPTLRNLNFQLKPGQMLGLCGPTGSGKSTLLSLIQRHFDISQGDIRYHNIPLTQLRLDSWRGRLAVVNQTPFLFSDTVANNIALGRPNASREEIERAAKLASVHEDILRLPQGYDTEVGERGVMLSGGQKQRISIARALLLSAEILILDDALSAVDGRTEHQILHNLRHWGQGRTVIISAHRLSALTEASEILVLQQGVVAQRGEHSTLVQQRGWYSEMYRYQQLEAALDDDEENAAKEESRG from the coding sequence GTGCGATTGTTTAGCCAGTTAAGTTGGTATTTTCTCCGCGAGTGGCGACGCTATCTCGGCGCGGTAACGCTATTGATCATCATTGCGGTGCTACAGCTGTTGCCGCCGAAAATCGTTGGCGTCATCATTGATGGCGTTACGCAACACCGTCTGAGCAGCGGCGGAGTGTTGATGTGGATTGGGATCATGCTGACAACCGCCATTGTGGTCTATCTGCTGCGCTACGTCTGGCGCGTATTGCTGTTTGGTGCCTCTTATCAGCTGGCGGTAGAACTGCGCGAAGATTTTTATCGCCAGCTTAGCCGACAGCATCCTGAATTCTATCTGCGTCACCGAACCGGCGATTTGATTGCGCGTGCCACGAATGATGTCGACCGGGTGGTTTTTGCTGCCGGTGAGGGCGTGCTGACGCTGGTGGATTCACTGGTCATGGGCTGCGCGGTATTAATCGTCATGAGTACGCAGATTAGCTGGCAGCTTACGCTGTTGGCGCTGATACCGATGCCGATTATGGCATTGGTGATCAAGCGCTACGGTGAACAGCTGCATCAGCGTTTTAAGCTGGCGCAGGCGGCTTTCTCCTCCCTTAACGACCAGGCACAGGAAAGTCTTTCCAGCATTCGCATGGTAAAAGCGTTTGGGCTGGAAACGCACCAGTCACAGCAGTTTTCTGATATTGCCGCCGACGCGGGTGAAAAAAACCTGCGCGTGGCGCGGGTTGATGCGCGCTTCGATCCGACGATTTACATCGCTATTGGTCTGTCGAACCTGCTGGCTATTGGCGGCGGCAGCTGGCTGGTCTGGCATCAGCAAATGACGCTGGGGCAGTTAACCAGCTTCGTTATGTATCTGGGTCTGATGATTTGGCCAATGCTGGCGCTGGCGTGGATGTTTAATATTGTCGAGCGCGGCAGTGCCGCCTGGAGCCGGATTCGCGCACTGCTTTCTGAAGCGCCAGCGGTAGAGGATGGCGCAAAAGTATTGCCGGAAGGACGGGGCGTACTACAGGTGGCGATCCGTGAATTTAATTACCCCGGCAGCCAACAGCCGACGCTGCGTAATCTCAACTTTCAGCTTAAACCAGGACAGATGCTGGGGCTTTGCGGCCCAACCGGTTCCGGTAAAAGTACGCTGTTAAGTTTAATTCAGCGCCATTTCGATATCTCTCAGGGAGATATTCGCTACCACAATATTCCGCTTACCCAGCTCCGGCTCGATAGCTGGCGCGGGCGGTTGGCGGTCGTGAATCAGACGCCGTTCCTGTTCTCCGATACCGTTGCCAACAATATCGCTCTGGGACGGCCTAACGCCAGCCGCGAAGAGATTGAGCGGGCGGCGAAGCTGGCAAGCGTGCATGAGGATATTCTGCGTTTGCCGCAGGGTTATGATACTGAGGTGGGCGAGCGTGGCGTGATGCTCTCCGGCGGGCAAAAGCAGCGTATCTCTATCGCGCGTGCGCTGTTACTGAGCGCTGAAATTTTAATTCTGGACGATGCGCTTTCCGCCGTCGATGGGCGGACTGAGCATCAGATTTTGCACAATCTGCGTCACTGGGGGCAGGGACGTACCGTGATTATCAGCGCACACCGCCTGTCGGCGTTGACCGAAGCCAGCGAAATCCTGGTATTGCAGCAGGGCGTTGTGGCACAGCGCGGCGAACACAGCACGCTGGTGCAGCAGCGGGGCTGGTACAGCGAAATGTATCGTTATCAGCAGCTGGAAGCAGCATTGGATGACGATGAAGAAAATGCAGCGAAGGAGGAGAGCCGTGGCTGA
- a CDS encoding YbgC/FadM family acyl-CoA thioesterase, with protein MQTLIKVRGYHLDVYQHVNNARYLEFLEEARWAWLEKREAFHWLMENQLAFVVVNININYRRPARLGDELVITSRLLQLNSKSGVIAQEITLASQPETLVVDATLTFVCIDLETQKALPLEGDLRARLETLSG; from the coding sequence ATGCAGACCCTGATTAAAGTTCGTGGTTATCATTTGGATGTTTATCAACATGTGAACAATGCGCGCTATCTGGAGTTTTTGGAAGAAGCGCGCTGGGCGTGGCTGGAAAAACGAGAAGCCTTTCACTGGCTGATGGAAAACCAGCTGGCCTTCGTTGTGGTTAATATCAATATTAATTACCGCCGTCCGGCACGGTTAGGTGACGAGCTCGTTATTACCAGTCGTTTGCTACAGCTGAATAGTAAAAGCGGCGTGATAGCTCAGGAAATTACGCTGGCAAGCCAACCTGAGACCCTTGTGGTCGATGCGACACTGACCTTTGTCTGTATCGATCTGGAGACGCAAAAAGCGTTGCCGTTAGAAGGCGATCTGCGAGCACGTCTGGAAACGCTGTCAGGCTAA
- the queC gene encoding 7-cyano-7-deazaguanine synthase QueC — protein MKRAVVVFSGGQDSTTCLIQALAQYDEVHCVTFDYGQRHRQEIDVARKLAVQLGARAHKVLDVTLLNELAISSLTRDNIPVPSFDPEASGLPSTFVPGRNILFLTLAAVYAYQVEAEAVITGVCETDFSGYPDCRDEFVKALNHAVELGMDRPVRFETPLMWLNKAETWALADYWQQLPLIRQQTLTCYNGIQGDGCGECAACHLRANGLKNYQDDAAAVMQSMKQKTGLR, from the coding sequence ATGAAACGAGCAGTAGTAGTTTTCAGCGGCGGACAGGACTCCACAACCTGTTTGATTCAGGCACTGGCGCAGTATGACGAAGTGCACTGTGTCACTTTTGACTATGGGCAACGCCATCGCCAGGAGATCGATGTGGCTCGTAAGCTGGCCGTTCAGCTTGGCGCTCGCGCCCACAAGGTGCTCGACGTAACCCTGCTTAACGAACTGGCAATCAGTAGCCTGACACGCGACAATATTCCTGTCCCCTCATTCGATCCGGAAGCCAGCGGCCTGCCCAGTACGTTCGTGCCGGGGCGCAATATCCTTTTTCTGACGCTGGCGGCTGTATACGCCTATCAGGTTGAAGCCGAGGCGGTGATTACCGGCGTCTGCGAAACCGATTTTTCGGGCTATCCCGACTGCCGTGATGAGTTCGTAAAAGCGCTGAACCATGCCGTGGAGCTGGGTATGGATCGCCCGGTACGTTTTGAAACGCCGCTAATGTGGCTCAATAAAGCAGAAACCTGGGCACTGGCCGATTACTGGCAGCAGCTACCGCTGATACGTCAGCAAACGCTGACCTGTTATAACGGCATTCAGGGTGACGGCTGCGGCGAATGTGCCGCCTGCCACTTACGCGCTAACGGCCTGAAAAATTATCAGGACGATGCTGCCGCAGTAATGCAAAGCATGAAGCAAAAAACCGGCCTGCGCTAA
- a CDS encoding Lrp/AsnC family transcriptional regulator: protein MLDKTDRKLLALLQKDCTLSLQSLAEAVNLTTTPCWKRLKKLEDDGIIRGRVALLDGEKLGLALTAFMLIKTQQHSRQWYQEFVSVVQGLPEVMAFYRMAGEYDYLLRIQVADMKQYDALYKRLVNGVSGLIDVTSSFAMEEIKYTTALPVEP, encoded by the coding sequence ATGCTGGATAAAACCGATCGTAAACTGCTGGCGTTATTACAAAAGGATTGCACCTTATCCCTACAGTCGCTGGCGGAAGCCGTTAATCTGACCACCACCCCCTGCTGGAAACGGTTAAAAAAGCTGGAAGATGACGGTATCATTCGTGGACGCGTAGCGTTGCTGGATGGCGAAAAGCTGGGGCTGGCGCTTACCGCATTTATGCTGATTAAAACGCAGCAGCATAGCCGACAATGGTACCAGGAGTTTGTCAGCGTCGTGCAGGGCCTGCCGGAGGTGATGGCTTTTTATCGTATGGCGGGTGAATACGATTACCTGCTGCGTATTCAGGTTGCCGATATGAAACAATACGATGCGCTTTATAAGCGCCTGGTGAACGGCGTCAGCGGCCTGATCGATGTCACCTCAAGTTTCGCGATGGAAGAGATAAAATACACTACGGCGTTGCCCGTCGAACCTTGA